In the Helicobacter pylori genome, one interval contains:
- a CDS encoding Do family serine endopeptidase: MMKKTLFISLALALSLNAGSIQIQSMPKVKERVSVPSKDNTIYSYHDSIKDSIKAVVNISTEKKIKNNFIGGGVFNDPFFQQFFGDLGGMIPKERMERALGSGVIISKDGYIVTNNHVIDGADKIKVTIPGSNKEYSATLVGTDSESDLAVIRITKDNLPTIKFSDSNDILVGDLVFAIGNPFGVGESVTQGIVSALNKSGIGINSYENFIQTDASINPGNSGGALIDSRGGLVGINTAIISKTGGNHGIGFAIPSNMVKDIVTQLIKTGKIERGYLGVGLQDLSGDLQNSYDNKEGAVVISVEKDSPAKKVGILVWDLITEVNGKKVKNTNELRNLIGSMLPNQRVTLKVIRDKKERTFTLTLAERKNPNKKETISAQNGAQGQLNGLQVEDLTQKTKRSMRLSDDVQGVLVSQVNENSPAEQAGFRQGNIITKIEEVEVKSVADFNHALEKYKGKPKRFLVLDLNQGYRIILVK, from the coding sequence ATGATGAAAAAAACCCTTTTTATCTCTTTGGCTTTAGCGTTAAGCTTGAATGCGGGCAGTATCCAAATCCAAAGCATGCCCAAAGTTAAAGAGCGAGTGAGTGTCCCCTCTAAAGACAATACGATCTATTCTTACCACGATTCTATTAAGGATTCGATTAAAGCGGTGGTGAATATCTCTACTGAGAAAAAGATTAAAAACAATTTTATAGGTGGCGGTGTGTTTAATGACCCCTTTTTCCAACAATTTTTTGGGGATTTGGGCGGCATGATCCCTAAAGAAAGAATGGAAAGGGCTTTAGGTAGCGGCGTAATCATTTCTAAAGACGGCTATATTGTAACTAATAACCATGTGATTGATGGCGCAGATAAGATTAAAGTTACCATTCCAGGGAGCAATAAAGAATATTCCGCTACTTTAGTAGGCACGGACTCTGAAAGCGATTTAGCGGTGATTCGCATCACTAAAGACAATCTGCCCACGATCAAATTCTCTGATTCTAATGATATTTTAGTGGGCGATTTGGTTTTTGCGATTGGTAACCCTTTTGGCGTGGGTGAAAGCGTTACGCAAGGCATTGTTTCAGCGCTCAATAAAAGCGGGATTGGGATCAACAGCTATGAGAATTTCATTCAAACAGACGCTTCCATTAATCCTGGAAATTCCGGCGGTGCTTTGATTGATAGCCGTGGAGGGTTAGTGGGGATTAATACCGCTATTATCTCTAAAACCGGAGGCAACCACGGCATTGGCTTTGCCATCCCTTCTAACATGGTTAAAGATATTGTAACCCAACTCATTAAAACCGGTAAGATTGAAAGAGGTTACTTGGGCGTGGGCTTGCAAGATTTGAGTGGCGATTTGCAAAATTCTTATGACAATAAAGAAGGAGCGGTAGTCATTAGCGTAGAAAAAGACTCTCCGGCTAAAAAAGTAGGGATTTTGGTGTGGGATTTGATCACTGAAGTCAACGGGAAAAAGGTTAAAAACACGAACGAATTGAGAAATCTAATCGGCTCTATGCTACCCAATCAAAGAGTAACCTTAAAAGTCATTAGAGACAAAAAAGAACGCACCTTCACCCTCACTCTTGCTGAAAGGAAAAACCCTAACAAAAAAGAAACAATTTCCGCTCAAAACGGCGCACAAGGCCAATTGAACGGGCTTCAAGTAGAAGATTTAACTCAAAAAACCAAAAGGTCTATGCGTTTGAGCGATGATGTTCAAGGGGTTTTAGTTTCTCAAGTGAATGAAAATTCCCCAGCAGAACAAGCCGGATTTAGGCAAGGCAACATTATCACAAAAATTGAAGAGGTTGAAGTTAAGAGCGTTGCGGATTTTAACCATGCTTTAGAAAAGTATAAAGGCAAACCCAAACGATTCTTAGTTTTAGATTTGAATCAAGGTTATAGGATCATTTTGGTGAAATGA
- a CDS encoding amino acid permease, producing the protein MDNQEITHQNIAQKQGELKRDMKMRHLLMIAFGGAIGTGLFVGTGGNIASAGPLGTLIAYCFGGLVVYCIMLSLGELASVYPTTGSFGDYAAKFIGPGTGYMVFWMYWLGWVITVALEYIAIGMLMQRWFAGIPIHYWVILCIALVFLLNFFSVKIFAEGEFFFSLIKVLAVIAFIGIGAIGIIYQIYLHGFSSIFDNFHFGDKGFFPNGSAAVFSAMLAVIFAFTGTEVIGVAVGETKNASEVMPKAIKATLWRIVFFFLGSVFVISVFLPMNDSSITQSPFVSVLERINLPFIGMGIPYVADIMNAVIITAMFSTANSGLYGASRMIYGLSKQKMFFKVFSKLNRQGTPTYAMFFSLSFSLIGLLVQIYAKENVVEALINVISFTVIIVWVSVSVSQYSFRKQYLKAGHSLADLPYKAPFLPFLQLIGITGCVIGVIGSAMDKDQRIGMILTIVFAIVCYIGYYFTQKANENNKKDLI; encoded by the coding sequence ATGGACAATCAAGAGATAACGCATCAAAATATCGCACAAAAACAAGGCGAGCTTAAAAGAGACATGAAAATGCGCCATCTCTTAATGATTGCATTTGGGGGAGCGATTGGCACAGGGCTTTTTGTAGGCACTGGAGGTAATATTGCGAGTGCTGGCCCTTTAGGGACTTTGATCGCTTATTGTTTTGGAGGGCTTGTGGTCTATTGTATCATGCTCTCTTTAGGCGAATTGGCTAGCGTTTATCCCACTACGGGAAGTTTTGGGGATTATGCGGCTAAATTCATAGGTCCTGGCACGGGCTATATGGTTTTTTGGATGTATTGGCTTGGCTGGGTGATCACGGTAGCGTTAGAATACATCGCTATAGGCATGCTCATGCAACGCTGGTTTGCTGGTATTCCTATCCATTATTGGGTTATTTTATGCATTGCGTTGGTTTTTTTATTGAACTTCTTTTCGGTTAAAATTTTTGCTGAAGGCGAATTTTTCTTCAGCCTGATTAAAGTTTTAGCGGTGATCGCTTTTATAGGCATTGGTGCAATTGGGATCATCTATCAAATCTATTTGCATGGGTTTAGTTCTATTTTTGATAATTTCCATTTTGGCGATAAGGGGTTTTTCCCTAACGGGAGCGCAGCGGTTTTTAGCGCGATGCTTGCGGTGATTTTCGCTTTCACTGGCACAGAGGTGATTGGGGTAGCTGTGGGAGAGACTAAAAACGCTAGCGAAGTGATGCCTAAAGCGATTAAAGCGACTTTGTGGCGGATTGTCTTTTTCTTTTTAGGCTCTGTGTTTGTCATTTCTGTTTTTTTACCCATGAACGATTCTTCTATCACGCAAAGCCCTTTTGTAAGCGTTTTAGAACGCATCAACTTGCCCTTTATTGGCATGGGTATCCCTTATGTGGCTGATATAATGAACGCTGTTATCATTACGGCGATGTTTTCTACCGCTAATTCAGGGCTTTATGGAGCGAGCCGCATGATTTATGGGCTGTCCAAACAAAAGATGTTTTTTAAGGTTTTTTCCAAACTCAACCGACAAGGCACGCCCACTTATGCGATGTTTTTTTCCCTTTCTTTTTCTCTCATAGGGCTTTTAGTCCAAATTTATGCCAAAGAAAATGTCGTGGAAGCTTTGATTAATGTGATCAGTTTCACGGTGATTATTGTGTGGGTTAGCGTGTCTGTTTCGCAATATTCTTTCCGCAAGCAATACTTAAAAGCCGGGCATTCTTTAGCGGATTTGCCTTATAAAGCCCCCTTTCTACCCTTTTTGCAACTCATAGGGATCACTGGGTGTGTTATCGGCGTGATTGGTTCGGCTATGGATAAAGATCAACGCATTGGGATGATTTTAACGATTGTTTTTGCCATTGTGTGTTACATTGGATACTATTTTACACAAAAAGCTAATGAAAATAACAAAAAAGATTTGATATAA
- the pgsA gene encoding CDP-diacylglycerol--glycerol-3-phosphate 3-phosphatidyltransferase: MKVLKLLPNFLTILRIVLSLFLLFLLLNTHTYFSFLTPFHINMISSLVFLFAALTDLLDGYIARSYKAKSRFGEIFDPLADKILILSAFLGLVHLDRVNAWIPFVILGREFFISGIRVLAANEKKDIPVNALGKYKTVSQVVAIGALLADVTYSYALVAIAVFLTLYSGIDYTIKYYKS; this comes from the coding sequence ATGAAAGTTTTAAAACTCCTGCCTAATTTTTTAACGATTTTACGCATTGTCTTATCCTTGTTTCTATTATTTTTATTGTTAAACACGCACACTTATTTTAGTTTTTTAACCCCCTTTCACATCAACATGATCTCTTCATTGGTTTTTTTGTTTGCCGCGCTCACGGATTTATTGGACGGCTACATCGCTAGAAGCTATAAAGCCAAATCGCGCTTTGGGGAAATCTTTGATCCTTTAGCGGATAAAATCCTTATTTTGAGCGCGTTTTTAGGGTTAGTCCATTTGGATCGTGTGAATGCGTGGATCCCGTTTGTGATTTTAGGGCGTGAATTTTTTATTTCAGGGATTAGAGTCTTAGCCGCTAATGAAAAAAAGGATATTCCTGTCAATGCACTAGGCAAGTATAAAACCGTTTCTCAAGTCGTGGCGATTGGCGCTTTATTGGCTGATGTAACTTACTCTTATGCGCTTGTGGCTATAGCGGTTTTTTTAACCCTTTATTCGGGGATAGATTACACTATTAAATATTATAAATCTTAA
- a CDS encoding enoyl-ACP reductase produces MNHSNHMKNKTLVISGATRGIGKAILYRFAQSGVNIAFTYNKNVEEANKIIEDVEQKYSIKAKAYSLNVLEPEQYTELFKQIDADFDRVDFFISNAIIYGRSVVGGFAPFMRLKPKGLNNIYTATVLAFVVGAQEAAKRMQKIGGGAIVSLSSTGNLVYMPNYAGHGNSKNAVETMVKYAAVDLGEFNIRVNAVSGGPIDTDALKAFPDYVEIKEKVEEQSPLKRMGNPNDLAGAAYFLCDETQSGWLTGQTIVVDGGTTFK; encoded by the coding sequence ATGAATCATTCCAATCACATGAAAAATAAAACCCTAGTGATCAGCGGCGCGACTAGAGGGATTGGCAAGGCGATATTGTATCGCTTCGCTCAAAGCGGCGTGAATATCGCTTTCACTTACAATAAAAATGTTGAAGAAGCCAACAAAATTATAGAAGATGTGGAGCAAAAATATTCCATTAAAGCCAAAGCCTACTCTCTCAATGTTTTAGAGCCTGAGCAATACACAGAGCTTTTTAAGCAAATTGACGCTGATTTTGACAGAGTGGATTTTTTTATTTCTAACGCTATTATTTACGGGCGTTCTGTCGTGGGCGGATTCGCGCCGTTTATGCGATTAAAACCTAAGGGGTTAAACAATATTTACACAGCCACTGTGTTAGCGTTTGTGGTTGGGGCTCAAGAAGCGGCAAAACGCATGCAAAAAATAGGCGGTGGGGCGATTGTGAGCTTAAGCTCTACCGGGAATTTGGTCTATATGCCTAATTACGCCGGGCATGGCAATTCTAAAAACGCCGTAGAAACCATGGTCAAATACGCTGCTGTTGATTTAGGCGAGTTTAACATTAGAGTGAATGCGGTGAGTGGCGGGCCTATTGATACGGACGCTTTGAAAGCCTTCCCTGATTATGTGGAGATTAAAGAAAAAGTAGAAGAGCAATCGCCCCTAAAACGCATGGGCAATCCTAACGATCTGGCTGGAGCGGCTTATTTTTTATGCGATGAAACCCAAAGCGGTTGGCTTACAGGGCAAACGATCGTTGTAGATGGCGGGACTACTTTTAAATAA
- the dapA gene encoding 4-hydroxy-tetrahydrodipicolinate synthase, which produces MQFHSSSALITPFKKDLSVDEATYEALIKRQIFQGMDACVPVGTTGESATLTHKEHMRCIEIAVETCKSTKTPSNSRMKVLAGVGSNATSESLSLAKFAQKIGTDAILCVSPYYNRPTQQGLFEHYKTIAQSVEIPVMLYDVPSRTGVSIEVSTALKLFREIPNIKAIKEASGSLKRVTELHYYEKDFKIFSGEDSLNHSIMFSGGWGVISVTGNLMPNLISQMVNCALKLEYQQALEIQNKLFPLHQALFVETNPIPIKMAMHLAGLIENPSYRLPLVAPSKETIQLLEKTLQQYEVIA; this is translated from the coding sequence ATGCAATTCCATTCATCTAGTGCGTTAATTACGCCTTTTAAAAAAGATTTGAGCGTTGATGAGGCTACTTATGAAGCCTTGATCAAGCGCCAAATTTTTCAGGGCATGGACGCATGCGTGCCTGTTGGCACGACAGGAGAATCCGCCACGCTCACCCATAAAGAGCATATGCGTTGCATTGAAATCGCCGTAGAGACTTGCAAAAGCACTAAAACGCCCTCAAATTCGCGCATGAAAGTGTTAGCCGGCGTGGGCAGTAACGCCACGAGCGAGTCCCTTTCTTTGGCAAAGTTCGCTCAAAAAATCGGCACGGATGCGATTTTATGCGTAAGCCCCTATTATAACCGCCCCACCCAACAAGGCTTGTTTGAACATTATAAAACTATCGCTCAATCGGTGGAAATCCCTGTCATGCTTTATGATGTGCCAAGTAGAACAGGTGTGTCTATTGAAGTTTCAACCGCTCTCAAACTCTTTAGAGAAATCCCTAACATTAAAGCCATTAAAGAAGCGTCTGGCTCTTTGAAAAGAGTAACGGAATTGCATTATTATGAAAAAGATTTTAAAATTTTTAGCGGGGAAGATTCACTCAACCACTCTATCATGTTTTCAGGGGGGTGGGGCGTGATTTCAGTGACCGGTAATTTAATGCCTAATTTGATTTCACAAATGGTCAATTGCGCGCTCAAACTTGAATACCAACAAGCCCTAGAAATCCAAAATAAGCTTTTTCCTTTGCACCAAGCCCTTTTTGTAGAAACAAATCCTATCCCTATTAAAATGGCTATGCATTTAGCCGGCTTGATTGAAAACCCAAGCTACAGACTGCCTTTAGTGGCCCCAAGCAAAGAAACGATTCAACTTTTAGAAAAAACTTTACAACAATATGAGGTCATTGCATGA
- a CDS encoding M16 family metallopeptidase produces MKYFSVKRLLRLSSVLLVTLGASMHAQSYLPKHESVTLKNGLQVVSVPLENKTGVIEVDVLYKVGSRNEVMGKSGIAHMLEHLNFKSTKNLKAGEFDKIVKRFGGVSNASTSFDITRYFIKTSQANLDKSLELFAETMGSLNLKEDEFSPERQVVAEERRWRTDNSPIGMLYFRFFNTAYVYHPYHWTPIGFMDDIQNWTLKDIKKFHSLYYQPKNAIILVVGDVNSQKVFELSKKHFESLKNLDGKSIPTPYMKEPKQDGARTAVVHKDGVHLEWVALGYKVPAFKHKDQVALDALSRLLGEGKSSWLQSELVDKKRLASQAFSHNMQLQDESVFLFIAGGNPNVKAEALQKEIVALLEKLKKGEITQAELDKLKINQKADFISNLESSSDVAGLFADYLVQNDIQGLTDYQQQFLDLKVSDLVRVANEYFKDTQSTTVYLKP; encoded by the coding sequence ATGAAATATTTTTCTGTTAAAAGACTTTTGAGGCTTAGTTCTGTCTTGTTAGTCACTTTAGGAGCGAGCATGCACGCACAATCTTACTTACCCAAACATGAGAGCGTTACCTTAAAAAACGGGTTGCAAGTCGTAAGCGTCCCCCTAGAAAATAAAACCGGGGTTATAGAAGTGGATGTGCTTTATAAAGTCGGCTCTAGAAACGAAGTCATGGGCAAGAGCGGGATCGCTCACATGTTAGAGCATTTGAATTTTAAAAGCACTAAAAACCTTAAAGCCGGCGAATTTGACAAGATCGTTAAGCGTTTTGGGGGCGTGAGTAACGCTTCTACGAGCTTTGATATTACACGCTATTTCATTAAAACCAGTCAGGCTAACTTAGACAAGTCTTTAGAATTGTTCGCTGAAACCATGGGTTCTTTGAATTTAAAAGAAGATGAGTTTTCGCCTGAGCGTCAAGTGGTCGCTGAAGAAAGGCGATGGCGCACCGATAATTCCCCTATCGGCATGCTTTATTTCCGCTTTTTCAACACCGCTTATGTCTATCACCCCTACCATTGGACGCCCATTGGTTTTATGGACGATATTCAAAACTGGACTTTAAAAGACATTAAAAAATTCCATTCGCTCTACTATCAGCCTAAAAACGCTATCATTTTGGTGGTAGGCGATGTCAATTCTCAAAAGGTTTTTGAATTGAGTAAAAAGCATTTTGAATCCTTAAAAAACCTTGATGGAAAATCTATCCCCACCCCCTACATGAAAGAGCCTAAACAAGATGGAGCCAGAACGGCAGTCGTGCATAAAGATGGGGTCCATTTAGAATGGGTAGCGTTAGGGTATAAAGTGCCTGCTTTCAAGCATAAAGATCAAGTCGCCCTAGATGCGCTAAGCAGGCTTTTAGGCGAAGGTAAAAGCTCATGGTTACAAAGCGAATTGGTGGATAAAAAACGCCTGGCTTCTCAAGCCTTCTCGCATAACATGCAATTACAAGATGAAAGCGTGTTTTTATTCATTGCGGGGGGTAATCCTAATGTCAAAGCCGAAGCCTTACAAAAAGAAATCGTAGCACTTTTAGAAAAGCTTAAAAAAGGCGAAATCACTCAAGCTGAGTTAGACAAGCTCAAAATCAATCAAAAAGCTGACTTTATTTCTAATTTAGAAAGTTCTAGCGATGTTGCGGGGCTTTTTGCGGACTATTTAGTGCAAAACGATATTCAAGGCTTGACGGATTATCAGCAACAATTTTTGGATTTAAAAGTGAGCGATTTGGTGCGTGTGGCCAATGAATATTTTAAAGACACCCAATCAACCACCGTGTATTTGAAACCTTAA
- a CDS encoding quinone-dependent dihydroorotate dehydrogenase, with product MLYSLVKKYLFSLDAEDAHEKVCQILRTLSKSSFLCSLIHSQWGYKNPKLENEILGLNFPNPLGLAAGFDKNASMLRALIAFGFGYLEAGTLTNTAQSGNERPRLFRHIEEESLQNAMGFNNHGAILAARSFNRFAPYKTPIGINLGKNKHIEQAHALEDYKAVLNKCLNIGDYYTFNLSSPNTPNLRDLQNKAFVNELFCMAKEMTHKPLFLKIAPDLEINDMLEVVNSAIESGAHGIIATNTTIDKSLVFTPKEMGGLSGKCLTKKSREIFKELAKAFFNKSVLVSVGGISDAKDAYERIKMGASLLQIYSAFIYNGPNLCQNILKDLVKLLQKDGFLSVKEAIGADLR from the coding sequence ATGCTTTATTCGTTAGTAAAAAAATATCTTTTTAGCCTGGACGCTGAAGACGCGCATGAAAAAGTTTGTCAAATTTTAAGAACGCTTTCTAAATCGAGCTTTTTGTGTAGTTTAATCCATTCTCAATGGGGTTATAAAAACCCAAAGCTTGAAAATGAAATTTTAGGCTTAAATTTCCCTAACCCCTTAGGCTTGGCCGCCGGTTTTGATAAAAACGCTTCCATGCTTAGGGCGTTAATTGCTTTTGGGTTTGGCTATTTGGAAGCAGGCACATTGACTAATACCGCACAAAGCGGGAATGAAAGACCCAGGCTTTTCAGGCACATTGAAGAAGAGTCCCTACAAAATGCGATGGGGTTTAATAATCATGGGGCAATTTTAGCAGCGAGATCGTTCAATCGCTTCGCCCCTTATAAAACCCCTATTGGCATCAATTTAGGCAAAAACAAACACATAGAGCAAGCGCATGCCCTAGAAGATTACAAGGCGGTTTTAAATAAATGTTTAAACATTGGCGATTATTACACCTTCAACCTTTCTTCGCCCAACACCCCTAATTTAAGGGATTTACAAAACAAAGCGTTTGTGAATGAGCTTTTTTGTATGGCTAAAGAAATGACTCATAAGCCTTTATTTTTAAAAATCGCCCCGGATTTAGAGATAAACGACATGTTAGAGGTTGTCAATAGCGCTATTGAATCAGGAGCGCATGGGATTATTGCGACTAACACCACGATTGATAAAAGCCTAGTGTTCACTCCTAAAGAAATGGGGGGCTTGAGCGGGAAATGCTTGACTAAAAAAAGCCGTGAAATCTTTAAAGAATTGGCTAAAGCTTTTTTTAATAAAAGCGTTCTTGTTTCTGTGGGGGGGATTAGCGATGCCAAAGATGCTTATGAAAGGATTAAAATGGGAGCGAGTCTGTTACAAATTTATAGCGCTTTTATTTACAATGGGCCAAATTTATGCCAAAATATTCTTAAAGATTTGGTAAAATTACTCCAAAAAGATGGATTTTTGAGCGTTAAAGAGGCTATAGGAGCGGATTTAAGATGA
- a CDS encoding RNA degradosome polyphosphate kinase, whose amino-acid sequence MNRFFNRELSWLAFNTRVLNEAKDESLPLLERLKFLAIYDTNLDEFYMIRVAGLKQLYEHKIASKGIDGASPEEQLEKIKHYLAHEIEERELEFQKIQALLFKKGLCITPYNELNLEQKAKAKTYFKEQLYALVLPFKLDSSHTFPPLANLTFALFAHIKDKETQSVSYALIKLPSFIFRFVELEKGLFVLAEEIVEAHLEELFLEHEILDCMAFRVTCDADIAITEDEAHDYADLMSKSLRKRNQGEIVRLQTQKGSQELLKTLLASLRSFQTHSYKKHKLTGMHAYKSTIMLNLGDLWELVNHSDFKALKSPNFTPKIHPYFNENDLFKSIEKQDLLLFHPYESFEPVIDLIEQAASDPTTLSIKMTLYRVGKHSPIVKALIEAASKIQVSVLVELKARFDEESNLHWAKALERAGALVVHGVFKLKVHAKMLVITKKTDNQLRHFTHLSTGNYNPLSAKIYTDVSFFSAKNEIANDIIKLFHSLLTSSATSNALETLFMAPKQIKPKIIELIQNEMNYQQEGYIILKANALVDSEIIEWLYQASQKGVKIDLIIRGICCLKPQVKGLSENIRVYSIVGKYLEHARIYYFKHENIYFSSADLMPRNLERRVELLIPATNPKIANKLLHILEIQLKDTLKRYELDSKGRYAKISNPNDPLNSQDYFEKQALKTF is encoded by the coding sequence TTGAATCGTTTCTTTAACCGAGAGCTTTCATGGTTAGCTTTTAACACAAGGGTTTTGAATGAAGCCAAAGATGAGAGCTTGCCTTTATTAGAGCGCTTGAAATTTTTAGCCATTTATGACACGAATTTAGACGAATTTTACATGATAAGAGTGGCAGGGCTTAAACAACTCTATGAGCATAAAATCGCTTCTAAAGGCATTGATGGCGCAAGCCCTGAAGAGCAACTAGAAAAAATCAAGCATTATTTAGCGCATGAAATTGAAGAAAGGGAGTTAGAATTTCAAAAAATCCAAGCCCTACTCTTTAAAAAAGGGCTTTGTATCACCCCCTATAATGAATTGAATTTAGAGCAAAAAGCGAAGGCTAAAACCTATTTTAAAGAGCAGCTTTATGCGTTAGTCTTGCCTTTTAAGTTGGATTCTTCGCACACCTTCCCGCCTTTAGCGAATTTGACTTTCGCGCTTTTTGCCCACATCAAAGACAAAGAAACCCAAAGCGTCTCCTATGCGCTCATCAAACTCCCCTCTTTTATCTTCCGTTTTGTAGAGCTAGAAAAAGGCTTGTTTGTGTTGGCTGAAGAAATCGTAGAAGCGCATTTAGAAGAATTGTTTTTAGAGCATGAGATTTTAGATTGCATGGCGTTTAGGGTAACTTGCGATGCGGATATTGCTATCACTGAAGATGAAGCGCATGATTATGCGGATTTGATGAGTAAGAGTTTGAGAAAACGAAATCAAGGCGAAATCGTGCGCTTGCAAACCCAAAAAGGGAGTCAAGAGCTTTTAAAAACCCTTTTAGCGTCTTTAAGGAGTTTTCAAACCCACTCTTACAAAAAGCACAAACTCACCGGCATGCATGCCTATAAAAGCACGATCATGCTCAATTTAGGGGATTTGTGGGAGTTAGTCAATCACAGCGATTTTAAAGCGCTCAAATCGCCCAATTTCACGCCCAAAATCCACCCTTATTTCAATGAAAACGATCTTTTCAAATCCATAGAAAAACAAGATCTGTTGCTGTTCCATCCTTATGAAAGTTTTGAGCCTGTGATCGATTTAATAGAGCAAGCCGCTAGCGATCCGACCACCCTTTCTATCAAAATGACGCTTTATCGTGTGGGCAAGCATTCCCCCATTGTCAAAGCTTTGATTGAAGCGGCGAGCAAGATTCAAGTGAGCGTTTTAGTGGAATTAAAAGCGCGCTTTGATGAAGAAAGCAATCTGCATTGGGCAAAAGCTTTAGAAAGGGCGGGCGCGTTAGTCGTTCATGGCGTTTTCAAACTCAAAGTGCATGCTAAAATGCTCGTGATCACTAAAAAAACGGACAACCAATTACGCCATTTCACCCATTTAAGCACGGGCAATTACAACCCTTTGAGCGCTAAAATCTATACCGATGTGAGTTTTTTTAGCGCTAAAAATGAAATCGCTAACGATATTATCAAGCTTTTCCATTCCTTGCTGACTAGCAGTGCCACTAGCAACGCATTAGAAACGCTTTTTATGGCACCCAAACAGATCAAGCCTAAAATCATTGAACTCATTCAAAATGAAATGAATTACCAACAAGAAGGCTATATCATCTTAAAAGCCAACGCCCTAGTGGATAGCGAAATCATTGAATGGCTCTATCAAGCCTCTCAAAAGGGGGTTAAAATTGATCTCATTATCAGGGGGATTTGCTGTTTAAAGCCCCAAGTCAAGGGCTTGAGCGAAAATATCAGGGTGTATTCTATCGTGGGGAAATATTTAGAACATGCACGCATTTATTATTTTAAACATGAAAATATTTATTTTTCTAGCGCTGATTTAATGCCCAGAAATTTAGAAAGGCGCGTAGAATTGCTTATCCCGGCCACAAACCCCAAGATCGCCAATAAATTGTTGCATATTTTAGAAATCCAACTCAAAGACACCCTAAAACGCTACGAGTTAGATTCTAAAGGCCGTTACGCTAAAATTTCAAACCCTAACGATCCTTTAAATTCACAGGATTATTTTGAAAAACAAGCCCTTAAAACCTTTTAA
- a CDS encoding restriction endonuclease subunit S has translation MSEWQTFCLKDLVKIFGGSTPPTNNPKNYGNKIRWITAKDLSTLQGRYIKKGSRNISRLGFKSCSCVLLPKHAILFSVRAPIGYTAIISKRSCTDRGLMGLVPNKKIYFEFLYYLLKHHKHNISNMGVGTTFKGISKPALGLFQVKIPPTYYEQQKIARTLSVLDQKIENNHKINELLHKILELLYEQYFVRFDFLDENNKPYQTSGGKMKFSKELNRLIPNNFEVKTLGDNPLCNTIKTGVTPFKQKVYYETKHIQETLSLNQGLKVSYNKRPNRANMQPAIYSVWFAKMKNTKKHLFLNQHMQSWIKESILSTGFCGLQCQKYTFEYIASTIKYSPFETRKNNLATGATQKAINIEALDYILILIPNKELLDNYSKITKPLYEKISNNIIETQTLTALRDFLLPLLLKQQVKPQ, from the coding sequence TTGAGTGAGTGGCAAACATTTTGTTTAAAAGATTTAGTAAAAATATTTGGAGGCTCTACCCCACCTACCAATAACCCTAAAAATTATGGAAACAAAATTCGTTGGATAACAGCTAAAGATTTATCCACTTTACAAGGGCGCTACATTAAAAAAGGCAGCCGCAACATTTCACGATTAGGGTTTAAATCATGTTCTTGTGTGTTACTTCCAAAACATGCCATTTTATTTTCCGTAAGAGCTCCCATAGGTTATACCGCTATTATTTCTAAAAGAAGTTGCACAGATAGAGGTCTTATGGGACTAGTCCCTAATAAAAAAATTTATTTTGAATTTTTATACTACTTATTAAAACACCATAAGCATAACATCTCTAACATGGGAGTTGGCACTACTTTTAAGGGTATTTCAAAGCCAGCGTTAGGACTATTCCAAGTTAAGATACCCCCCACTTATTACGAACAACAAAAAATCGCCCGCACGCTTTCTGTCTTAGATCAAAAAATAGAAAACAACCATAAAATCAACGAGCTTTTACACAAAATCCTAGAGCTTCTTTATGAGCAATACTTCGTGCGTTTTGATTTTTTAGATGAAAACAACAAACCCTACCAAACTAGCGGCGGAAAAATGAAATTTTCTAAAGAATTAAACCGCCTTATCCCTAACAATTTTGAAGTCAAAACGCTAGGGGATAATCCCCTATGTAACACAATCAAAACGGGAGTAACCCCCTTTAAACAAAAAGTGTATTATGAAACAAAACATATACAAGAAACCCTATCTCTTAATCAAGGACTTAAAGTTAGCTATAACAAACGCCCTAATAGAGCCAACATGCAACCCGCTATCTATTCAGTATGGTTTGCCAAAATGAAAAACACTAAAAAACACTTATTTTTAAACCAACACATGCAATCATGGATAAAAGAAAGCATATTATCAACAGGTTTTTGTGGCTTACAATGTCAAAAATATACTTTTGAATACATAGCTTCCACGATTAAATACTCCCCTTTTGAAACAAGAAAAAATAATCTAGCGACCGGTGCTACACAAAAAGCTATCAACATTGAGGCACTAGACTATATTCTCATTCTTATACCAAATAAAGAGTTATTAGATAATTATTCTAAAATAACTAAACCACTCTATGAAAAAATATCTAATAACATCATTGAAACCCAAACCCTAACCGCGCTCAGAGACTTTCTGCTCCCCCTACTCTTAAAACAACAAGTCAAACCCCAATGA